A genomic window from Candidatus Pelagisphaera phototrophica includes:
- the deoC gene encoding deoxyribose-phosphate aldolase: MKQPLSRYLDHAVLKPDMTRTEAEEAINLGLSFNTRTVCIRPTDIELAKSMCRGTDTDVCVVLGFPHGCSLPSSKVAEAEAYAKREVDEVDMVSQFGMARGGEWGSFRRDIEGVFQVLHPRGILLKVILESSILHPDQIAEATHICSDLGVAHVKTSTGFNGGCASEEAIEIMLNAVRGNTKVKASGGIRSFEQANRFIEMGCDRLGVGFGTTPVLFGDSVQANRSDY, from the coding sequence ATGAAACAGCCCTTAAGCCGCTATCTAGACCACGCCGTTCTGAAACCGGATATGACCCGAACGGAAGCAGAAGAAGCCATCAACCTAGGTCTTAGCTTCAACACCCGCACGGTCTGTATTCGTCCCACCGATATCGAACTGGCAAAATCAATGTGCCGCGGAACCGATACGGACGTGTGCGTCGTACTAGGATTTCCGCATGGCTGCAGCCTGCCCAGCTCCAAGGTCGCGGAAGCGGAAGCCTACGCCAAGCGGGAAGTAGATGAGGTGGACATGGTTTCCCAATTTGGAATGGCTCGCGGTGGCGAATGGGGGTCTTTTCGGAGAGACATTGAAGGCGTATTCCAGGTACTCCATCCAAGAGGAATTTTATTAAAAGTCATCTTAGAGAGCTCAATCCTCCATCCTGACCAGATCGCCGAAGCAACCCATATTTGCTCCGACTTAGGGGTGGCCCATGTAAAAACATCCACAGGATTCAACGGAGGCTGTGCTAGCGAAGAAGCGATCGAGATCATGCTCAATGCCGTCCGAGGGAACACAAAAGTAAAGGCTTCTGGCGGCATACGGAGTTTTGAACAGGCAAATCGTTTTATCGAGATGGGATGTGACCGACTGGGAGTTGGCTTTGGTACCACTCCCGTTCTGTTTGGAGACAGTGTTCAAGCAAACAGATCCGATTACTGA
- a CDS encoding heme-binding protein → MPHRIITITAVTFIAATTASMASEAFEKTPPGEIEIKELPAGRLLESQSERDYFDESNGLFRPLFSYIQKNNISMTTPVEAQIAPGKMYFWVAEDQKEKAKIGSANVSIVDVPVRKVAAVGARGSYSRSNYEEAKAKLLKWIESNDAIQPIAEPYAVYWNGPFTPWFVKTFEVHVQIEND, encoded by the coding sequence ATGCCCCATCGAATAATTACCATAACAGCAGTCACGTTCATTGCTGCAACCACCGCAAGTATGGCCAGCGAGGCATTTGAGAAAACACCCCCCGGAGAAATCGAGATCAAAGAATTGCCGGCAGGAAGGCTTCTTGAATCCCAATCCGAAAGAGACTACTTCGATGAATCCAACGGGCTCTTCCGACCCCTCTTCAGCTACATTCAAAAAAACAATATTTCGATGACAACTCCGGTTGAGGCTCAAATCGCTCCCGGCAAAATGTACTTCTGGGTCGCTGAGGATCAAAAAGAGAAAGCGAAGATCGGCAGTGCCAACGTGAGCATCGTCGATGTTCCAGTGCGGAAAGTCGCTGCGGTCGGAGCTCGAGGATCCTATAGCCGAAGCAACTACGAGGAAGCGAAGGCTAAACTTTTGAAATGGATCGAATCAAACGATGCGATCCAGCCAATTGCAGAGCCGTACGCAGTTTATTGGAACGGTCCCTTCACCCCTTGGTTTGTCAAGACCTTCGAGGTTCATGTTCAAATTGAAAACGATTAG
- a CDS encoding SDR family NAD(P)-dependent oxidoreductase, which produces MDRYLDKSVIVTGGGAGIGKAISKRLAEEGAIVHIFERDIGQANVVLSEFDGLSGSGVAYQVDVASEASVQNALTQIDSVDVLINNAGIASIGNVEVATSEEMDRVYAVNVKGLFHCIQGVIPKMRTQGGGAILNLASIASRLGISDRFAYSMTKGAVFSMTLSVAKDYVTEGIRCNCICPARVHTPFVDSYLEQHYSNRKDEAFKELSDYQPMGRMGKPEEIASLAAFLCSSEASFITGSAYDIDGGVTNLR; this is translated from the coding sequence ATGGATAGATATTTAGATAAAAGCGTTATCGTCACAGGAGGTGGAGCGGGTATCGGTAAAGCCATCTCAAAGCGCTTGGCTGAGGAAGGTGCCATAGTCCACATTTTTGAACGGGATATAGGACAAGCAAACGTGGTCTTGTCAGAGTTTGACGGTCTCTCTGGCAGCGGTGTTGCCTATCAAGTGGATGTCGCGTCAGAGGCTAGCGTTCAGAATGCCCTCACTCAGATTGATTCGGTGGATGTCCTTATCAACAATGCGGGTATTGCCTCGATCGGGAATGTCGAAGTGGCGACTTCGGAGGAGATGGATCGGGTTTACGCCGTTAATGTGAAGGGCCTTTTTCATTGTATTCAGGGAGTCATTCCCAAGATGCGAACTCAAGGGGGTGGAGCGATTCTCAATTTGGCCTCCATCGCATCCCGTTTGGGGATCTCGGATCGTTTTGCCTACTCGATGACAAAAGGAGCCGTCTTCTCCATGACCCTTTCCGTGGCCAAGGATTATGTGACAGAGGGGATACGTTGCAACTGTATCTGCCCGGCTCGTGTACATACACCTTTCGTCGATTCGTATCTAGAGCAGCATTACTCAAATCGCAAGGATGAGGCGTTCAAGGAGCTTTCTGATTACCAGCCCATGGGTAGAATGGGGAAACCTGAAGAAATCGCGAGTCTTGCCGCCTTTCTGTGCAGCTCGGAAGCTTCCTTCATTACTGGATCCGCCTATGATATCGATGGGGGAGTTACCAATTTGAGATAG
- a CDS encoding sugar phosphate isomerase/epimerase family protein, with protein MNPLIGRRNFLKQSVSASASVGALYSLSQATLRAKAVESKKGVELEIATICVDGLGDHRHEPTSRFVPELGLKNGEFNLWYPGTLTPSYIDGIKERCGRAGLIPISVQGTGFGREERNGVTEDLPRKRVLLDDCERLDCRIVKCTGSRLGTQGGLKSVIEVLKELAPVAKAKGLLVILQSQANNVLEGIADYEEIFAAIDHANVGMCFDTGHLEGVNVDPIEVVDPFHEWILHVDLKVCKKRGKGHYNVPLGGGVTDFEGFLSHLMAKGYQGYLIVDKLGLGRRGIG; from the coding sequence ATGAACCCCCTGATCGGCCGCCGAAATTTTTTGAAGCAATCCGTTTCCGCCAGCGCGAGCGTAGGAGCGTTGTATTCGCTGAGCCAAGCGACTCTGCGAGCGAAAGCGGTTGAAAGCAAAAAGGGAGTTGAGTTGGAAATTGCCACGATCTGCGTCGATGGCCTGGGGGATCATCGGCACGAACCGACCTCTCGATTCGTTCCTGAGCTTGGCTTAAAGAACGGGGAGTTCAATCTTTGGTATCCGGGCACGCTAACGCCCAGTTACATTGACGGGATCAAGGAGCGTTGTGGCAGGGCGGGGCTTATCCCTATCAGCGTTCAGGGCACGGGTTTCGGTAGAGAGGAACGTAATGGGGTGACTGAAGACCTGCCCCGCAAAAGGGTATTGCTGGATGATTGTGAGCGATTGGATTGCCGGATCGTGAAATGTACCGGAAGCCGCCTTGGCACTCAGGGTGGATTAAAGTCAGTCATTGAGGTTTTGAAGGAACTCGCGCCCGTCGCGAAAGCGAAGGGGCTGCTGGTTATTCTGCAAAGCCAAGCCAATAATGTGCTGGAAGGAATCGCGGACTACGAGGAGATCTTCGCTGCGATCGATCATGCTAATGTTGGGATGTGCTTCGATACGGGCCATCTTGAAGGCGTCAATGTGGATCCGATCGAAGTGGTTGACCCGTTTCACGAATGGATTCTTCACGTTGATCTGAAGGTCTGCAAAAAGCGGGGGAAAGGGCACTATAATGTTCCTTTGGGTGGAGGGGTAACGGATTTTGAGGGATTCCTAAGTCATTTGATGGCGAAAGGCTACCAAGGCTATCTCATTGTGGACAAGCTTGGTCTGGGCCGAAGGGGGATTGGGTGA
- a CDS encoding NAD(P)/FAD-dependent oxidoreductase, producing MERFDCLVLGAGIAGITAARKMVAAGFSVCLLDKGRGLGGRFATRRIDGQSFDHGAQFFTARGKLFSAEVQNWVEAGIARPWFGKPGHERFCGVGGMNRLAKELSVGLDVRRDQKVEWVGFADGVWSVRSNQGALEGNRLLLTNPAPQAIDLLETSEVDCCVDFLNTLSVIEYEKCISLMLLLGSELGLSESGIIQSEAAEPIATITETSVKGITDLPGIVIQSGPEFAEENFGASPDTVFKRLTDALPISGNLDVEGMSVQKWRFAKRKDHALECFFNEDESNFIWHSGDGYNAPRIEGAFLSGERVAESIISSLSVNCIPTTQEPGKR from the coding sequence ATGGAAAGATTTGATTGTTTGGTTTTAGGTGCGGGTATCGCTGGTATAACGGCAGCGCGGAAAATGGTTGCAGCCGGATTTTCGGTCTGTCTTTTGGACAAAGGTCGAGGATTGGGAGGTCGCTTTGCGACGCGACGCATCGATGGTCAATCATTCGACCACGGGGCTCAGTTTTTTACAGCGCGGGGGAAGCTCTTCAGTGCGGAGGTTCAAAACTGGGTTGAAGCGGGTATCGCTCGACCCTGGTTTGGGAAACCGGGACACGAACGCTTCTGTGGCGTGGGCGGTATGAACCGCTTGGCAAAGGAGCTTTCGGTAGGGCTCGATGTGAGGCGTGACCAGAAAGTTGAGTGGGTTGGGTTTGCTGACGGGGTTTGGTCGGTGCGGTCGAATCAGGGAGCTCTTGAAGGAAATCGACTGCTCCTCACCAATCCTGCTCCCCAGGCGATTGACCTACTAGAGACGAGTGAAGTTGATTGTTGTGTCGATTTTTTAAATACATTGAGTGTGATTGAATACGAAAAGTGCATTAGTCTGATGTTGCTTCTTGGCTCTGAATTGGGACTCTCCGAGTCGGGCATCATTCAATCTGAGGCAGCGGAACCAATTGCGACGATCACGGAAACCTCGGTCAAAGGCATCACAGATCTTCCGGGAATAGTAATTCAGTCGGGCCCCGAATTTGCGGAAGAAAATTTTGGAGCCTCCCCAGATACTGTTTTCAAACGACTTACGGATGCTTTGCCTATTTCGGGCAACCTCGATGTGGAGGGGATGTCAGTGCAAAAGTGGCGCTTCGCCAAGCGAAAAGACCATGCTTTGGAATGCTTCTTTAATGAGGATGAGTCGAATTTTATCTGGCATTCGGGAGATGGCTATAACGCTCCGAGGATCGAAGGTGCGTTTCTTTCTGGAGAACGAGTGGCGGAGTCGATTATCTCAAGTCTGAGTGTTAACTGCATACCTACTACACAGGAGCCAGGGAAGCGGTAA
- the dapF gene encoding diaminopimelate epimerase gives MEIAFTKMHGAGNDFVMIENLDGTIELSAVQVARMCDRRLGIGADGLILLNPPQADDTDATMIYYNADGGRVDMCGNGARCFTSFALQNGVGNGESVSFLTDAGPMKATASDGVFTINMTPVHSIELDQELETEHGSYNYDFMNTGVEHVVVFSDAVDRIDIVPEGSAIRYHSRFPRGANANFAEIQKDGVIKVQTYERGVEDETLACGTGVTAVAIAANLTKNQPTPISVLVRGGDTLSVDFQREGDDISNITLTGPAKVVFRGQIEI, from the coding sequence ATGGAAATCGCGTTTACAAAAATGCACGGGGCCGGAAACGACTTCGTGATGATCGAAAATCTAGATGGAACGATCGAGCTGTCAGCGGTGCAAGTAGCTCGAATGTGCGACCGTCGTCTTGGGATCGGCGCAGACGGTCTCATCCTCCTCAACCCTCCGCAGGCCGACGATACAGATGCCACTATGATCTACTATAACGCCGATGGCGGTCGCGTAGACATGTGTGGAAATGGGGCCAGATGCTTTACTTCTTTCGCGCTGCAAAACGGCGTCGGAAATGGCGAGTCGGTTTCTTTTTTGACCGACGCCGGTCCCATGAAAGCGACCGCCAGTGATGGAGTATTCACGATTAATATGACGCCTGTCCACTCGATCGAGCTCGACCAGGAATTGGAAACAGAGCACGGATCATACAACTATGACTTCATGAACACGGGAGTTGAGCATGTCGTAGTCTTCAGCGACGCAGTCGACCGCATCGACATCGTGCCCGAGGGCAGCGCCATTCGCTATCACTCTAGATTTCCGAGGGGGGCCAACGCCAATTTCGCAGAAATACAGAAAGACGGTGTCATCAAGGTCCAAACGTACGAGCGGGGCGTCGAAGACGAAACACTCGCCTGCGGCACAGGGGTTACGGCGGTTGCGATTGCCGCGAACCTTACCAAGAATCAACCGACTCCCATCTCCGTCCTTGTACGCGGAGGTGATACGCTATCGGTAGATTTCCAAAGAGAGGGAGACGATATCTCCAACATAACCCTTACCGGTCCGGCCAAGGTAGTCTTCCGAGGCCAAATCGAGATCTAG
- a CDS encoding quinone-dependent dihydroorotate dehydrogenase, translated as MSVLYKSFIKPMLFRLDPERAHELAVDALTLLAGTPGLRPAMVVWNRLSRERKPVSLFGLEFPNRVGLAAGFDKNAVCWAAFEALGFGHVEIGTVTALAQPGNPKPRMFRFPEEGALLNRMGFNNDGAYAVAERLSEMPGPGRRGIPLGINIGKSKITPLEEAVEDYRRSFKTLAGLADYLVVNVSSPNTPDLRKLQEESRLTELLSELCKLNLEREEKGEGRRPILLKIAPDMSELQLDGILQILTDLGLDGIIATNTTMAREGLLESLNEAGGISGEPVERRSTEIISRIFSQTNGKLPIIGVGGIATPDTAKRKIDAGASLVQIYTGMVYEGPFLGKRIARSLAESLQD; from the coding sequence ATGAGCGTTTTGTACAAGAGCTTTATCAAGCCAATGCTATTTCGATTGGATCCGGAAAGGGCGCACGAACTCGCAGTGGATGCGTTGACCCTATTGGCCGGAACGCCCGGCCTGAGACCGGCGATGGTGGTGTGGAACCGGCTTTCTCGGGAAAGAAAGCCTGTGTCTCTTTTTGGGCTCGAGTTTCCGAATCGGGTGGGATTGGCGGCTGGTTTTGATAAAAACGCGGTTTGCTGGGCGGCCTTTGAAGCACTGGGATTCGGCCACGTGGAGATTGGTACGGTAACGGCACTGGCCCAGCCAGGTAATCCAAAGCCGAGAATGTTTCGCTTTCCTGAAGAAGGAGCTCTGTTGAATCGAATGGGTTTCAACAATGATGGAGCCTACGCCGTGGCGGAACGACTCTCGGAGATGCCGGGTCCGGGGCGACGAGGCATTCCACTCGGAATCAATATCGGGAAGTCGAAAATTACTCCCTTGGAAGAGGCCGTGGAGGACTACCGCCGGTCCTTTAAGACTTTGGCTGGATTGGCCGACTATCTCGTGGTGAACGTGAGCAGCCCGAACACTCCAGACCTACGGAAACTGCAGGAAGAATCGCGATTGACAGAATTATTAAGCGAGTTGTGCAAGCTGAATTTGGAGCGTGAAGAAAAGGGGGAAGGGCGAAGGCCGATATTACTGAAAATAGCCCCCGATATGAGCGAACTCCAATTGGATGGTATTTTGCAGATTCTGACGGACTTAGGTCTCGACGGTATTATTGCCACCAATACAACGATGGCTCGAGAAGGCCTCTTGGAAAGCCTGAATGAAGCGGGTGGAATCAGCGGCGAGCCTGTCGAGAGGAGGTCAACGGAGATCATTTCGCGAATATTCAGTCAAACCAATGGAAAACTACCCATCATTGGGGTTGGGGGTATTGCAACCCCGGATACTGCGAAGCGGAAGATCGACGCAGGGGCGTCCTTAGTGCAAATATATACAGGTATGGTGTACGAGGGACCTTTTCTCGGGAAGCGGATTGCGCGGAGCTTGGCTGAATCGCTCCAGGACTAG
- a CDS encoding D-2-hydroxyacid dehydrogenase, translated as MKIVILDGHTLNPGDLSWKAFEELGEVVVYERSSPEEVIERSLDCDALITNKAIVSSQAIQEADNLKYIGVTATGVNIVDIDAASEKGVPVCNVAGYGPDSVAQMVFAHVLNLVHRLARQADDVRKGGWSASPDFCYWLHPALELSGLTFGIIGLGEIGQSVSRIAQGFGMKVIAFTRDESRVPPDGVSWKSLGELFAESDFISLHSPLTPETENIVNRSNISKMKPSAYILNTGRGQLVDEPALAEALNSGRIAGAGLDVLSTEPPKADNPLLSAKNCFVTPHIAWATKAARERLMQMSADNLKAFASGSIVNRVN; from the coding sequence ATGAAAATCGTTATCCTAGATGGGCATACTCTAAATCCCGGTGACCTGAGTTGGAAGGCTTTTGAGGAATTAGGGGAGGTGGTCGTTTACGAACGTTCATCGCCGGAGGAAGTGATAGAGCGATCGCTCGACTGCGATGCGCTTATTACGAACAAAGCAATTGTATCGTCCCAAGCTATACAAGAGGCGGACAATCTAAAGTACATTGGAGTGACGGCCACCGGTGTGAATATCGTCGATATTGATGCCGCATCTGAAAAGGGAGTACCTGTCTGCAATGTAGCGGGCTATGGACCGGACTCGGTGGCGCAAATGGTGTTCGCGCACGTTTTGAATTTGGTCCATCGGCTAGCTAGGCAGGCGGATGATGTGCGAAAGGGGGGGTGGTCAGCGAGCCCGGATTTCTGCTACTGGCTGCATCCCGCTCTCGAACTGAGTGGATTGACCTTTGGCATTATTGGACTGGGAGAGATTGGCCAATCGGTAAGTCGTATCGCGCAAGGTTTCGGCATGAAGGTGATTGCGTTCACGCGGGACGAAAGTCGAGTTCCACCGGATGGTGTGAGCTGGAAGAGTCTGGGCGAGCTCTTTGCCGAAAGCGATTTTATATCCCTCCATTCTCCGTTGACTCCGGAGACAGAGAACATCGTCAATCGCTCCAATATTTCAAAAATGAAGCCAAGCGCGTATATTTTGAATACGGGAAGAGGCCAGTTAGTCGATGAACCTGCTTTAGCCGAAGCCCTAAACTCGGGACGTATTGCAGGAGCGGGTTTGGATGTGCTTTCGACTGAGCCCCCGAAGGCAGACAACCCACTATTGAGCGCTAAGAACTGCTTTGTAACACCTCATATCGCCTGGGCGACGAAAGCGGCAAGAGAACGTTTGATGCAAATGTCAGCCGACAATTTGAAGGCTTTCGCTAGCGGATCGATCGTCAACCGAGTCAACTAG
- a CDS encoding fumarylacetoacetate hydrolase family protein — MKLIRFGEPGEEKPGLQLEDGTRVEIPPSFGDYDESFFGGDGLEQLKEWSSSIAIAAPEIDPETRLGPPSCRPSKIICVGLNYSDHAEESGMDAPSEPVLFFKATTAYQGPNDPLVIPEGSVKTDWEVELGVVIGKCAKRVSREYALAHVAGYVLHNDYSEREWQLEKQGQWVKGKSADTFAPCGPWIATTDEIKDPGKLRLWLKINGELKQDGHTKNLIFDVPTIVSYISQFMTLLPGDIISTGTPAGVGFGFKPPQFLKPGDVAELGIDGLGTQQQVAEAEE, encoded by the coding sequence ATGAAATTGATTCGATTCGGAGAGCCGGGTGAAGAAAAGCCGGGATTGCAGCTAGAAGATGGAACTCGAGTGGAAATACCACCCAGTTTCGGAGACTACGATGAGAGCTTTTTTGGAGGGGACGGTTTGGAACAGCTGAAAGAATGGTCGAGCTCGATTGCCATCGCTGCTCCGGAAATCGATCCTGAGACACGCTTGGGACCTCCCTCCTGCCGTCCGAGCAAGATCATTTGTGTTGGGTTGAACTACTCGGACCACGCTGAAGAATCAGGCATGGACGCTCCCAGTGAGCCGGTCCTGTTTTTCAAGGCAACTACCGCCTATCAGGGTCCGAATGATCCCTTGGTCATTCCCGAGGGGTCTGTAAAAACGGACTGGGAGGTCGAGTTGGGCGTTGTCATTGGCAAGTGTGCCAAGCGAGTATCTAGGGAATATGCCCTCGCGCATGTTGCCGGCTATGTGCTTCACAACGACTACTCCGAACGCGAGTGGCAGTTGGAAAAGCAAGGGCAGTGGGTTAAGGGCAAATCGGCAGACACCTTCGCGCCGTGCGGTCCGTGGATTGCGACGACGGATGAAATCAAGGATCCCGGTAAATTGCGTCTATGGCTTAAAATCAATGGAGAGCTCAAGCAGGATGGCCATACGAAGAATCTGATTTTCGATGTTCCGACCATTGTTTCCTACATTAGCCAGTTCATGACTTTGTTGCCTGGCGACATCATTTCGACCGGAACCCCGGCGGGGGTTGGTTTTGGGTTTAAACCCCCACAGTTCTTGAAGCCGGGTGATGTGGCAGAACTCGGTATCGATGGACTGGGTACACAGCAGCAGGTAGCGGAAGCGGAAGAGTAG
- a CDS encoding SDR family NAD(P)-dependent oxidoreductase, with protein MILDQFKLAGRSALVMGGNRGLGIEMAKALAEAGASVAIAARDSSKNEEAVAFVDAVGEGKVIGKSCDVTDAAQVEQVVGEVKAELGSIDILINSAGINIRGAIEEVTPEDFRSVLDVNVTGTWLACKAVSPIMKVQGYGRVVNIASMLSVIAIADRTPYTSSKGAVLNMTRALAVEWAPHKITANAILPGPFATEMNLPLLDDPEKYQNFVSKIPLSRWGELTEIGGLALFLSSDASSYCTGGAFTIDGGWTAQ; from the coding sequence ATGATACTAGACCAGTTTAAACTAGCGGGACGGTCCGCATTGGTGATGGGCGGAAATCGGGGCCTCGGCATCGAAATGGCGAAAGCACTGGCGGAGGCGGGCGCTTCGGTTGCCATCGCGGCACGGGACTCCTCCAAAAACGAGGAAGCGGTTGCCTTCGTGGACGCAGTCGGGGAGGGCAAAGTCATCGGCAAGAGCTGCGACGTTACCGATGCGGCTCAGGTAGAGCAGGTCGTGGGCGAGGTAAAGGCGGAGCTCGGCTCCATTGATATTCTTATTAACTCCGCTGGAATAAATATTCGGGGAGCCATCGAGGAGGTCACCCCAGAAGACTTTCGCAGCGTTTTGGATGTAAACGTTACGGGGACGTGGCTGGCTTGTAAGGCCGTGTCTCCAATCATGAAGGTACAGGGCTACGGGCGTGTAGTGAATATAGCCTCCATGCTCTCTGTAATTGCGATTGCTGACCGGACACCCTATACCTCAAGCAAAGGTGCGGTCTTAAATATGACGCGGGCATTGGCGGTTGAATGGGCCCCACATAAAATCACGGCCAATGCGATTTTACCTGGACCGTTTGCTACAGAGATGAACCTTCCGCTTTTGGATGATCCTGAGAAATATCAGAATTTCGTATCAAAGATTCCCTTAAGCCGATGGGGTGAGCTCACGGAGATCGGGGGACTGGCGTTGTTTCTCTCGTCTGATGCCTCTTCCTATTGTACTGGGGGTGCCTTCACTATCGATGGTGGCTGGACGGCCCAGTAA
- a CDS encoding SDR family NAD(P)-dependent oxidoreductase: MKKGYVIIGASGGIGKATCDLLLKGGNQVVGAVRDIGAIATGLKVDGVEYRSVDAEDWESVDALFGDLKAEEFPLTGVALCVGSILLKPAHLTRKEEFDAVISKNLSSAFATVRAGSKTLSKTGGSIVLVSTAAAQHGLANHEAISAAKAGVEGLARSAAATYAKRQIRVNCVAPGLVRTPLSERITGNPSSLEMSEKMHPLGRIGEAFEVASAITWLLSSDQSWITGQTIGVDGGLSSLRV, translated from the coding sequence ATGAAAAAAGGATACGTAATCATTGGAGCGAGTGGGGGAATTGGGAAGGCAACTTGCGATTTGCTGCTCAAGGGAGGCAATCAAGTCGTAGGAGCAGTCCGAGACATTGGCGCAATTGCCACAGGATTGAAAGTTGACGGGGTTGAGTATCGTTCCGTGGACGCGGAGGACTGGGAGAGTGTGGATGCACTTTTTGGAGATCTGAAAGCAGAGGAGTTTCCCTTGACCGGGGTGGCCTTGTGCGTTGGCTCGATTCTGCTCAAGCCCGCTCACCTCACTCGGAAGGAGGAATTCGATGCCGTCATCTCGAAGAATCTTTCTTCAGCGTTTGCGACCGTACGTGCCGGGTCAAAGACCCTGTCTAAGACCGGAGGTTCGATTGTCCTAGTCTCCACAGCGGCGGCCCAGCACGGGTTGGCGAATCACGAAGCCATTTCCGCGGCCAAGGCCGGGGTGGAAGGACTCGCAAGATCGGCAGCAGCCACCTATGCCAAGCGGCAGATAAGGGTCAACTGCGTCGCTCCGGGATTAGTGCGGACTCCTTTGTCCGAACGTATAACAGGAAACCCGTCCAGTTTGGAAATGTCAGAAAAAATGCATCCGTTGGGCCGTATAGGCGAAGCGTTCGAAGTTGCTAGCGCGATTACTTGGTTGCTCAGTTCAGATCAAAGCTGGATCACGGGTCAGACTATTGGAGTAGATGGGGGGCTGTCTAGTCTGCGGGTTTGA
- a CDS encoding SDR family NAD(P)-dependent oxidoreductase, whose amino-acid sequence MKNDASPFNLAGRTALITGSTQGIGFAMAEALAMAGANIVLNGTSSPESAQTSVDTLKQSGREVWYCQSDLSKPGSAHVLFKEAVLYAGHIDILISNASVQNFNSFLDVTEEEMDYQFATNFKSSFILIQCATAAMLKKGWGRIVTIGSVQEDNHNPSFAVYGALKAAQTHFIKGLARAYSKNGITFNNIAPGFIDTKRNTDFLADPENVAKMLAKIPADRVGVPEDCGGAALLLCSDASSYITGTNLFIDGGLRLKPDPNQ is encoded by the coding sequence ATGAAAAACGACGCTAGTCCCTTCAATTTGGCCGGCCGCACTGCCCTAATTACGGGTTCTACCCAAGGAATCGGCTTCGCAATGGCAGAAGCATTGGCAATGGCAGGAGCGAATATCGTTCTGAACGGAACCAGCTCTCCTGAGAGCGCCCAAACCTCGGTCGACACCCTCAAACAAAGCGGCCGCGAAGTCTGGTACTGCCAATCTGATCTATCCAAGCCCGGCTCTGCACACGTCCTCTTCAAAGAAGCGGTTTTATATGCCGGACATATTGATATTCTTATATCCAACGCTTCCGTACAGAACTTCAATTCTTTCCTAGATGTAACAGAGGAGGAAATGGACTATCAATTTGCTACCAACTTCAAATCGTCCTTCATTCTCATTCAGTGTGCGACAGCAGCGATGCTCAAAAAAGGCTGGGGACGGATCGTGACGATTGGAAGCGTCCAAGAAGATAACCACAATCCCAGTTTTGCCGTCTACGGCGCCCTAAAGGCCGCCCAGACTCACTTTATAAAAGGGCTCGCTAGAGCATATAGCAAAAATGGTATCACCTTTAACAATATTGCTCCCGGGTTCATCGATACGAAGCGTAACACGGACTTTTTGGCCGACCCTGAAAATGTGGCTAAAATGCTCGCAAAGATCCCAGCCGATCGGGTGGGCGTTCCAGAAGACTGCGGCGGCGCGGCCCTTCTCCTTTGCTCCGATGCCAGCAGCTACATCACTGGCACCAATCTCTTCATAGATGGAGGCCTTCGGCTTAAACCCGATCCGAATCAGTAG